Proteins co-encoded in one Desulfonatronum thiodismutans genomic window:
- a CDS encoding PstS family phosphate ABC transporter substrate-binding protein has protein sequence MRKIIATVMLFGMLVAGNASAQVSVDPALPEYTPVSGISGNLSSMGSDTLNNLMTLWAEAFQGYYPNVNIQIQGAGSSTAPPALIEATASFGPMSREMRATEIEQFEQRFGYQPTKVTTAVDTIAVYLNKDNPLDCLSIPEVDAIFSATRRCGHGEDVTRWGQVGLTGAWANRDFTIYSRNAVSGTYGFFKDVALCGGDYKPTINEQPGSASVVQGVTESINGIGYSGIGYITSGVKAASINMGGTCYEPNAENAASGNYPLARGLFLYVNKNPTEPLAPVEREFLRLVLSKQGQEVVVRDGYIPLPETVAAQVRAQIGL, from the coding sequence ATGCGGAAGATTATTGCGACTGTCATGCTTTTTGGAATGCTCGTAGCGGGCAATGCGTCCGCCCAGGTTTCCGTGGATCCGGCCCTGCCGGAATACACCCCGGTTTCCGGTATTTCCGGCAACCTGTCCAGCATGGGCTCGGACACCCTGAACAACCTGATGACCCTCTGGGCCGAGGCATTTCAGGGCTACTACCCCAACGTGAACATCCAGATCCAGGGTGCCGGCTCGTCCACCGCGCCTCCGGCTTTGATCGAGGCCACGGCCAGCTTCGGCCCCATGAGCCGGGAAATGCGGGCCACGGAAATCGAGCAGTTTGAGCAGCGTTTTGGGTATCAGCCCACCAAGGTGACCACGGCCGTGGACACCATCGCCGTGTACCTGAACAAGGACAACCCCCTTGATTGTCTTTCCATCCCCGAGGTTGACGCCATCTTCTCCGCCACTCGCCGCTGCGGTCACGGCGAGGACGTCACCCGTTGGGGGCAGGTCGGCCTGACCGGCGCCTGGGCCAACCGCGACTTCACCATCTACAGCCGTAACGCCGTGTCCGGCACCTACGGCTTCTTCAAAGACGTGGCCTTGTGCGGCGGTGACTACAAGCCGACCATCAACGAACAGCCCGGCTCCGCCTCCGTGGTCCAGGGCGTGACCGAGTCCATCAACGGCATCGGCTACTCCGGGATCGGCTACATCACCTCCGGCGTGAAGGCCGCGTCCATCAACATGGGCGGAACCTGTTACGAACCCAACGCGGAAAATGCAGCCTCCGGCAACTACCCGCTGGCTCGGGGTTTGTTTCTGTACGTGAATAAGAACCCCACCGAGCCGCTGGCCCCGGTGGAGCGGGAATTCCTGCGTCTGGTGCTCTCCAAGCAGGGCCAGGAAGTG